One Rhodococcus sp. P1Y DNA window includes the following coding sequences:
- a CDS encoding ABC transporter permease, which translates to MDVLWNFVSVRRQQLLTDSYLHVSAVVQSIVIATIVAILIGILVYRSPAGSAVATALASTILTIPSFALLGLLIPILGLGVAPTITALVLYALLPIIRNTIIGLASVDPAVTDAAKGVGLNRLRILARIEMPLAWPSILAGMRVSTQMIFGILAIAAYAKGPGLGNLIFSGLSRVGSPNAVPQALVGTVLIVVLALIVDGILVLVGRLTTSRGIRA; encoded by the coding sequence ATGTGTCCGCCGTGGTGCAGTCGATCGTCATCGCCACGATCGTCGCCATCCTCATCGGCATTCTGGTCTACCGCTCCCCCGCGGGTTCGGCTGTGGCCACCGCTCTCGCCAGCACGATTTTGACGATTCCGTCCTTCGCGCTGCTCGGATTGCTCATTCCGATTCTCGGCCTCGGGGTGGCCCCGACGATCACCGCGCTTGTTCTCTACGCACTACTGCCGATCATCAGGAACACCATCATCGGCTTGGCATCGGTCGACCCGGCGGTGACCGATGCTGCCAAGGGCGTCGGATTGAACCGACTGCGAATTCTGGCGCGCATCGAAATGCCTCTGGCGTGGCCGTCGATCCTTGCCGGGATGCGAGTGAGCACCCAAATGATCTTCGGCATTCTCGCCATCGCCGCATACGCGAAGGGTCCGGGGCTGGGCAACCTCATCTTCTCGGGTCTGTCTCGTGTCGGAAGCCCCAACGCAGTGCCGCAAGCACTTGTCGGCACCGTTCTGATCGTCGTACTCGCACTCATCGTCGACGGCATCCTGGTCCTCGTCGGCCGTCTCACAACCTCGAGGGGTATCCGTGCCTGA
- a CDS encoding ABC transporter ATP-binding protein produces the protein MPDSAKPHVSGVDIVLESVSKRYPGQKDAAVDNVSLTVPAGETVVFVGPSGCGKTTTMRMINRLIEPSSGKITIDGKDALSIDPDELRRGIGYSIQQAGLFPHMTIAKNVATVPGLIGWDKKRISDRTDEMLDLVGLDPDTYRNRYPRQLSGGQQQRVGVARALAADPPVLLMDEPFGAVDPITRGLLQDELMRLQSELGKTIVFVTHDFNEAVKLGDRIAVLGDQSSIMQYDTPEAILANPANDTVAGFVGADASLKQLTLTRIRDVRLLQCPTAKESDPVDEIRAKIASRKWQWGLVLDDRSRPLRWVSPGHLATASSLKGLGVPIGELVSIQSTLQDGLEALLAESTASTVVTGSRGEYVGLISIDTLVGHLQKMREAHEHDHDEPSTESTPA, from the coding sequence GTGCCTGATTCAGCCAAGCCACACGTATCCGGAGTCGACATCGTGCTCGAGTCCGTGAGCAAGCGCTACCCCGGGCAGAAGGATGCCGCCGTCGACAACGTGTCCTTGACGGTTCCTGCCGGCGAGACCGTAGTGTTCGTCGGACCGTCGGGTTGCGGCAAGACCACGACGATGCGAATGATCAACCGGCTGATCGAACCGTCGTCGGGGAAGATCACCATCGACGGCAAGGACGCGCTGTCGATCGATCCCGACGAACTGCGGCGTGGGATCGGATATTCGATCCAGCAGGCGGGGCTGTTTCCCCACATGACGATCGCGAAGAACGTCGCTACCGTCCCCGGTTTGATCGGGTGGGACAAGAAGCGCATCTCCGACCGCACCGACGAGATGCTGGACCTCGTCGGCCTCGACCCCGACACCTACCGCAACCGTTATCCCCGGCAGCTCTCCGGCGGACAGCAGCAGCGTGTGGGTGTGGCTCGAGCTCTCGCCGCTGACCCTCCGGTACTGCTCATGGACGAACCGTTCGGTGCCGTCGATCCCATCACTCGCGGCCTCCTGCAGGACGAGCTGATGAGGTTGCAGTCCGAGCTCGGCAAGACCATCGTCTTCGTGACGCACGATTTCAACGAGGCGGTCAAGCTCGGCGACCGCATCGCCGTTCTCGGCGACCAGTCGTCGATCATGCAGTACGACACACCCGAGGCGATTCTGGCGAACCCTGCGAACGACACCGTCGCGGGTTTCGTGGGGGCCGACGCGTCGTTGAAGCAGTTGACGCTCACCCGCATCCGCGATGTCCGCCTACTCCAATGCCCGACCGCGAAGGAGAGCGACCCCGTCGACGAGATTCGGGCGAAGATCGCGTCTCGGAAGTGGCAGTGGGGCTTGGTCCTCGACGATCGCAGCCGCCCACTGCGGTGGGTCTCCCCCGGTCACCTGGCGACCGCGTCGTCCTTGAAGGGACTTGGAGTTCCTATCGGCGAACTCGTGTCGATCCAGTCCACCCTGCAGGATGGGTTGGAGGCACTGCTGGCGGAGAGTACGGCGTCCACGGTCGTCACAGGAAGCCGCGGCGAATACGTCGGACTGATCTCGATCGACACCCTCGTCGGACATCTGCAGAAGATGCGCGAGGCGCACGAGCACGACCATGACGAGCCGTCGACCGAATCGACGCCGGCATGA
- a CDS encoding ABC transporter permease, giving the protein MEAAPDEGASERGAAKRAERMRLLVQPIVVLVLVVGVLVWAFGRELTATQEGSISMSNIATLTWQHILLTAAVVVIVVAIAVPLGTVLTRPGYTKLAPFFVGIANIGAAAPAIGLLVLFYLATRQTGFWIGVLPIAFYSLLPVLRNTILGYQEVDKTLIDAGRGQGMSAMTVLRKVEFPMAVPYILAGLRTSLVLAVGTATLCFLVSAGGLGILIDTGYKLRDNVTLVVGAVLAVSLALFIDWLGALAEQFLGPKGLR; this is encoded by the coding sequence ATGGAAGCGGCTCCCGACGAAGGAGCATCCGAGCGAGGGGCAGCGAAACGCGCGGAGCGCATGCGCCTGCTGGTCCAGCCCATCGTCGTTCTGGTGCTCGTTGTCGGAGTGCTGGTCTGGGCCTTCGGACGCGAGCTGACCGCGACGCAGGAGGGCAGCATCAGCATGTCCAACATCGCGACGCTGACGTGGCAGCACATCCTGCTCACCGCCGCCGTCGTCGTCATCGTCGTTGCCATTGCCGTCCCGCTGGGAACGGTTCTGACCAGGCCCGGATACACCAAGCTTGCGCCGTTCTTCGTCGGTATCGCCAACATCGGAGCTGCGGCGCCCGCGATCGGACTCCTCGTTCTCTTCTATCTTGCGACGAGACAAACAGGTTTCTGGATCGGCGTTCTGCCGATTGCGTTCTACTCATTGCTTCCCGTGCTGCGCAACACGATTCTCGGCTATCAAGAAGTGGACAAGACGTTGATCGACGCAGGCCGAGGCCAGGGAATGTCGGCGATGACGGTGCTGCGCAAGGTGGAATTCCCCATGGCGGTTCCCTACATTCTCGCCGGACTTCGTACATCGCTCGTTCTCGCTGTCGGCACTGCCACGCTGTGCTTCCTGGTCAGCGCAGGTGGACTGGGCATTCTGATCGACACCGGTTACAAACTTCGCGACAACGTCACCCTCGTTGTCGGAGCCGTTCTCGCCGTGTCGCTCGCCTTGTTCATCGACTGGCTCGGCGCATTGGCCGAGCAGTTCCTCGGACCGAAGGGCCTTCGATGA
- a CDS encoding glycine betaine ABC transporter substrate-binding protein: protein MKAGARRLVALAMTASILAACGLESGGAVPLAVGPGSIEPIPELEDVKITVGSKDFTEQITLGYIIEFALSAAGADVRDLTNIQGSNSTRDAQLDGQIDITYEYTGTGWINYLGNETPLPDSTEQYEAVRDADLEANDMVWAEPAPMNNTYAIAMNRQTAEQTGVKTLSDYARLVGSDPAAATTCVETEFNVRQDGYPGMAAKYEFDPGAAPRQILQTGIIYQATADGTQCKFGEVFTTDGRIIALDLVLLEDDRAFFPKYNPALVMKKAFADAHPQIAEVMAPISEKLTNEVMTELNRQVDVEGLEPAEVARDWLVSEGFVTAQ, encoded by the coding sequence ATGAAAGCCGGTGCTCGACGCCTCGTCGCACTCGCCATGACAGCGTCGATTCTGGCCGCGTGCGGTCTCGAATCGGGCGGAGCGGTCCCGCTGGCCGTAGGTCCCGGCAGCATCGAACCGATCCCCGAACTGGAAGATGTGAAGATCACGGTGGGGTCCAAGGACTTCACCGAGCAGATCACCCTCGGCTACATTATCGAGTTCGCATTGTCGGCCGCAGGTGCCGACGTTCGCGACCTCACCAACATTCAGGGCTCCAACAGCACTCGCGATGCCCAACTCGACGGCCAGATCGATATCACCTACGAGTACACGGGTACGGGTTGGATCAACTACCTCGGCAACGAAACTCCGCTGCCGGATTCGACCGAACAGTACGAGGCTGTGCGTGACGCAGATCTGGAGGCCAACGACATGGTGTGGGCTGAGCCAGCGCCCATGAACAACACCTACGCCATCGCCATGAACCGTCAGACCGCCGAACAGACCGGCGTGAAAACGTTGTCCGATTACGCGCGGTTGGTCGGATCCGATCCAGCCGCGGCCACCACGTGCGTGGAAACCGAGTTCAACGTTCGTCAGGACGGTTATCCGGGCATGGCGGCGAAGTACGAATTCGACCCTGGTGCTGCTCCTCGGCAGATTCTGCAGACAGGCATCATCTACCAGGCCACGGCGGACGGAACACAGTGCAAATTCGGTGAGGTGTTCACCACCGACGGGCGGATCATCGCGCTCGATCTCGTGCTGCTGGAGGACGATCGAGCATTCTTCCCGAAGTACAACCCTGCCCTGGTGATGAAAAAAGCCTTCGCCGACGCACATCCGCAGATCGCGGAGGTCATGGCGCCCATCTCCGAAAAGCTCACCAACGAAGTCATGACCGAGCTCAACCGCCAGGTCGACGTCGAGGGACTGGAGCCCGCCGAGGTCGCCCGTGACTGGTTGGTCTCCGAAGGCTTCGTCACAGCCCAGTGA
- a CDS encoding bifunctional [glutamine synthetase] adenylyltransferase/[glutamine synthetase]-adenylyl-L-tyrosine phosphorylase, whose translation MVRPPTSRSVVPGAGRLGLVESTAPADLQKLGWTDEDSLELLWSLSRAANADLALRTVVRLDDALGDKFAELDAALRSDKGLRGRLFGLSGASSALADHLVSDPELWRELRTPEGKQSVVNGRIELPSKSQLTQELLDSVRAVPETGENASPSLYRAGITGPEAVVALRKTYRDQVMVLAAADLAATVENEPVLPYQLVGTQLSDMADAALTAALAVAVATACPDEPCPTRLAVIAMGKCGARELNYVSDVDVVFVAEPADSVASRIAGEMMRIGSSAFFEVDAALRPEGKRGELVRTLDSHIAYYKRWAKTWEFQALLKARPMTGDLELGHDYVSALNPMVWLASQREDFVPEVRAMRRRVEEMVPPELREREIKLGRGSLRDVEFAVQLLQLVHGRTDESLRVLGTVDALAALTDGGYIGRDDAANLTASYEFLRLIEHRLQLQRMKRTHTLPPPEDEEALRWLARAAHMRPDGNRDALGVLSAEIKRNAQRIRRLHAKLFYRPLLDSVVRFDSDTVRLTPDAAIRQLAALGYATPENALGHLRALVGSGTRRGQIQAVLLPTLLEWLADTPDPDAGLLNYRRLSEATVDQTWFLRTLRDEGAVAQRLMIVLGSSAYVPDLLIKAPEVIRLFADGPTGPRLLDAEPEETYRAILSSSGRYEDPVRAINAARALRRHELARVASADILGMLDVPQVCRALSSVWAAVINAALDAAIRASVAERGEPAPAALAVIGMGRLGGGELGYGSDADVLFVCKPVAGADDSAAVKWANGIADRIRKLLGAPSTDPPLEVDTGLRPEGRNGPVVRTLASYEAYYAQWAQAWEVQALLRAHQVAGDQDLGIEFLLMADRVRYPEGGVSVDAVREIRRIKARIDSERLPKGADPATHTKLGRGGLADIEWTVQLIQLRHAHDVPSLHNTSTLQSLDAIGAAELMSETDVELLREAWILATKARNALVLVRGKPTDQLPRPGHVLSAVAKVAGWENADASEFLDNYLRVTRRAKAVVERTFGA comes from the coding sequence ATGGTGCGCCCGCCCACGTCACGTTCGGTAGTCCCAGGGGCAGGCCGACTCGGCTTGGTGGAGTCGACTGCGCCCGCAGATCTGCAGAAGCTCGGGTGGACGGACGAGGACAGTCTCGAGTTGCTGTGGTCTCTCTCCCGTGCTGCGAATGCAGATCTCGCGCTTCGGACCGTCGTCAGACTCGACGACGCGCTCGGTGACAAATTCGCCGAACTGGATGCCGCTCTGCGCTCGGACAAGGGCTTGCGAGGACGCCTGTTCGGGTTGTCCGGCGCGTCGAGTGCGCTCGCCGATCACCTCGTCTCCGATCCCGAACTGTGGCGAGAGCTGCGTACGCCCGAGGGCAAACAGTCCGTTGTCAACGGCCGAATCGAACTGCCGTCGAAGAGCCAGCTCACCCAGGAGCTACTCGATTCGGTGCGCGCAGTACCCGAGACCGGTGAGAACGCGTCCCCCTCGCTCTATCGCGCCGGCATCACCGGTCCGGAAGCTGTTGTCGCCCTGCGTAAGACATACCGCGATCAGGTGATGGTGCTCGCAGCCGCCGATCTCGCCGCAACCGTCGAGAACGAACCGGTGCTGCCGTACCAGTTGGTGGGGACCCAGCTGTCCGACATGGCCGATGCTGCGTTGACGGCCGCCCTTGCCGTCGCTGTGGCGACGGCATGCCCTGACGAACCGTGCCCGACACGACTCGCGGTCATCGCCATGGGTAAATGTGGTGCGCGAGAACTCAATTACGTCTCCGACGTGGACGTCGTGTTCGTCGCCGAACCCGCAGACTCGGTGGCCAGTCGAATCGCGGGCGAAATGATGCGCATCGGTTCGTCGGCATTCTTCGAGGTCGATGCAGCGTTGCGGCCGGAAGGGAAGCGGGGCGAGCTCGTCCGTACCCTCGACTCGCACATCGCCTACTACAAGCGATGGGCGAAGACCTGGGAGTTCCAGGCGTTGCTCAAGGCGAGGCCGATGACCGGAGATCTCGAGCTCGGGCACGATTACGTCTCAGCGCTCAATCCGATGGTGTGGCTCGCCTCGCAACGTGAGGACTTCGTACCCGAGGTGCGGGCCATGCGTCGCCGCGTCGAAGAGATGGTCCCACCGGAGCTGCGAGAGCGCGAGATCAAGCTCGGCCGAGGATCTCTGCGCGACGTCGAGTTCGCGGTTCAGCTCTTGCAACTCGTCCACGGCCGAACCGACGAGTCGTTGCGTGTCCTCGGCACGGTCGACGCGCTGGCAGCGCTCACCGACGGCGGCTACATCGGCCGCGACGACGCCGCGAACCTGACGGCGTCGTACGAGTTCCTTCGTCTCATCGAACACCGTCTGCAATTGCAGCGTATGAAGCGCACGCACACGCTTCCGCCGCCGGAGGACGAAGAAGCGTTGCGGTGGCTCGCACGCGCGGCGCACATGCGCCCCGACGGCAACCGGGACGCGCTCGGGGTGTTGAGTGCGGAGATCAAGCGCAACGCGCAGCGCATTCGCAGATTGCATGCCAAGTTGTTCTACCGCCCGCTACTCGACTCGGTCGTTCGGTTCGACTCGGACACCGTTCGGCTCACACCCGATGCTGCGATCCGCCAGCTCGCTGCCCTCGGTTACGCCACTCCCGAAAACGCACTCGGTCACCTTCGCGCCCTTGTAGGCAGTGGTACACGGCGTGGTCAGATCCAGGCCGTTCTACTGCCGACTCTGCTCGAATGGCTCGCCGACACACCGGATCCGGACGCAGGGTTGCTCAACTACCGCAGGCTGTCCGAGGCTACTGTCGATCAGACCTGGTTCCTACGGACGTTGCGTGACGAAGGTGCCGTCGCTCAGAGACTGATGATCGTTCTCGGGTCTTCGGCCTACGTACCGGACCTGTTGATCAAGGCGCCCGAGGTCATTCGATTGTTTGCCGACGGTCCGACCGGTCCACGTCTGCTCGACGCCGAACCGGAGGAAACCTATCGCGCGATCCTGTCGTCCTCGGGTCGCTACGAGGACCCGGTGCGCGCCATCAACGCAGCTCGCGCACTCCGGCGTCACGAGCTCGCGCGCGTGGCGTCCGCTGACATTCTCGGAATGCTGGATGTGCCCCAGGTGTGCCGTGCGCTGTCGTCGGTATGGGCCGCGGTCATCAATGCGGCTCTCGACGCAGCGATACGGGCGAGCGTCGCCGAACGCGGTGAGCCTGCTCCGGCCGCCCTTGCCGTCATCGGTATGGGACGCCTCGGCGGGGGAGAGCTGGGCTACGGAAGCGATGCGGACGTGTTGTTCGTCTGCAAGCCCGTTGCAGGCGCCGACGACAGCGCTGCAGTCAAGTGGGCCAACGGGATCGCCGATCGCATCCGCAAGCTCCTCGGGGCGCCGAGTACCGACCCGCCACTCGAGGTCGACACCGGTCTTCGTCCGGAAGGACGGAACGGTCCTGTGGTTCGAACCCTCGCCTCGTACGAGGCGTATTACGCGCAATGGGCACAGGCGTGGGAGGTCCAGGCGCTTCTGCGTGCTCATCAAGTCGCCGGCGATCAGGACCTCGGGATCGAGTTCTTGTTGATGGCAGACCGGGTGCGCTACCCCGAAGGTGGTGTGTCGGTGGACGCGGTGCGAGAAATTCGCCGGATAAAGGCACGCATCGACTCCGAGCGACTACCCAAGGGCGCCGATCCGGCAACGCACACGAAACTCGGTCGCGGCGGTCTCGCCGACATCGAATGGACTGTGCAGCTCATCCAGCTGCGCCACGCACACGATGTTCCGTCCTTGCACAACACGTCGACGCTGCAGAGCCTCGACGCCATCGGCGCCGCCGAGCTGATGAGCGAAACCGATGTCGAATTGCTGCGCGAGGCCTGGATTCTCGCCACCAAAGCGCGCAACGCACTGGTGCTGGTCCGCGGGAAGCCGACCGACCAGCTGCCGCGGCCGGGACATGTGTTGTCCGCCGTCGCGAAGGTTGCAGGATGGGAGAACGCCGACGCCAGCGAGTTCCTCGACAACTACCTACGGGTGACGCGTCGGGCAAAAGCCGTTGTGGAGAGGACTTTCGGCGCCTGA
- the glnA gene encoding type I glutamate--ammonia ligase — MDRQKEFVLRTLEERDIRFVRLWFTDVLGYLKSVAIAPAELEGAFDEGIGFDGSAIEGFARVSEADTVAKPDPATFQILPWSTSKGHQHSARMFCDIAMPDGSPSWADSRHVLRRQLSKAADLGFSCYVHPEIEFFLLKDSPEDGSPPTPADNGGYFDQAVHDSAPNFRRHAIDALESMGISVEFSHHEAAPGQQEIDLRYADALSMADNIMTFRYVVKEVAIEEGVRATFMPKPFSDQAGSAMHTHMSLFEGDTNAFHNPDDPMQLSETGKSFIAGILEHANEISAVTNQWVNSYKRLVRGGEAPTAASWGPANRSALIRVPMYTPNKASSRRVEIRSPDSACNPYLAFAVLLAAGLRGIEKGYTLPPEAEEDVWALTTAERRAMGYKELPGNLDQALNAMENSELVAEALGEHVFDFFLRNKRREWEEYRSHVTPYELKAYLGL, encoded by the coding sequence ATGGATCGCCAAAAGGAATTCGTGCTCCGGACATTGGAGGAGCGGGACATCCGCTTCGTCCGCCTGTGGTTCACCGATGTTCTGGGGTATCTGAAATCCGTGGCCATCGCCCCGGCGGAGCTGGAAGGTGCCTTCGACGAGGGCATCGGATTCGACGGCAGCGCAATCGAAGGATTCGCGCGCGTCTCCGAGGCGGACACCGTCGCCAAGCCCGATCCGGCCACGTTCCAGATCTTGCCGTGGTCGACGAGCAAGGGACACCAGCACTCCGCGCGCATGTTCTGCGACATCGCGATGCCGGACGGATCCCCGTCGTGGGCCGATTCGCGGCACGTGCTGCGCCGTCAACTGAGCAAGGCCGCCGACCTCGGCTTCAGCTGCTACGTGCACCCCGAGATCGAGTTCTTCCTGCTCAAGGACAGCCCCGAGGACGGGTCGCCGCCCACCCCCGCCGACAACGGCGGCTACTTCGATCAGGCCGTACACGACTCGGCGCCGAACTTCCGTCGTCACGCGATCGATGCCCTGGAATCGATGGGAATCTCGGTCGAGTTCAGTCACCACGAGGCCGCCCCCGGTCAGCAGGAGATCGACCTCCGTTACGCCGACGCACTGTCGATGGCAGACAACATCATGACCTTCCGCTACGTCGTCAAAGAGGTGGCAATCGAAGAGGGTGTGCGCGCGACGTTCATGCCGAAGCCGTTCAGTGATCAGGCCGGCTCGGCTATGCACACGCACATGAGCCTCTTCGAGGGCGATACGAACGCGTTCCACAACCCGGACGATCCGATGCAGCTGTCGGAGACCGGCAAGTCGTTCATCGCCGGCATTCTCGAGCACGCCAATGAGATCAGCGCCGTCACGAACCAGTGGGTGAACTCCTACAAGCGTCTCGTCCGCGGCGGCGAAGCGCCGACAGCGGCCTCGTGGGGACCCGCCAACCGCTCGGCCTTGATTCGCGTGCCGATGTACACCCCGAACAAGGCGTCCTCTCGTCGTGTCGAAATCCGTAGTCCCGATTCGGCGTGCAACCCGTACCTCGCGTTCGCAGTTCTTCTCGCCGCGGGCCTTCGCGGAATCGAAAAGGGCTACACGCTGCCTCCCGAGGCAGAGGAAGACGTGTGGGCACTGACCACGGCCGAGCGTCGGGCGATGGGATACAAAGAACTTCCGGGCAACCTCGACCAGGCACTCAACGCGATGGAAAATTCGGAACTGGTCGCCGAGGCACTCGGTGAGCACGTCTTCGACTTCTTCCTCCGCAACAAGCGTCGCGAGTGGGAGGAGTACCGGAGCCACGTGACCCCGTACGAGTTAAAGGCGTACCTAGGTCTCTGA
- a CDS encoding alpha/beta hydrolase, whose amino-acid sequence MRRQARRTSRTWSAVALGAAVVMTIAGCGQTERAGTPEPESSAQASSPGAGVVPAGLEKFYTQELTWEPCEDYDTDESGLPSSIECAKVTVPLDYDAPDGDIAQIAISRSQATGAKIGSILFNPGGPGSSGLYLATQAEDTAVAERFDRIGFDPRGIGASTPAVRCLDTEETDAARRDNDVDVSPEGIARTEDEHRDYAAKCADRTGTEVLERVGTREVVQDMDVIRSVLGDEKLTYVGYSYGTRIGTAYAEAFPENVRAMVLDGALDPEQNPVDEAVEQGAGFQGAFDAFAEDCAESDACPLGTDPTLADEQFRALVDPLIDRPAETTDPRGLSYDDALTGTQQALYSQSLWRPLKVGLNELMEGRGDTLLRLADLYSGRLDDGSYTNLDDAFTAIRCVDDPPTTDRTEAGEADRRYREAAPFLDDGRGTGSAPLDVCAFWPVPNTGSPHTISVPGIPKLVVVSTTFDPATPYQAGVDLADQLGADLITFDGTQHTVSFSGEECIDGPLVDYLVDLVPPGNDLVC is encoded by the coding sequence ATGAGGCGGCAAGCGCGCAGGACTTCTCGTACGTGGAGCGCGGTTGCGCTCGGCGCGGCAGTAGTGATGACGATCGCAGGATGTGGGCAAACCGAGCGAGCCGGAACCCCCGAACCGGAATCCAGCGCGCAGGCGTCGTCTCCGGGCGCGGGCGTTGTCCCTGCAGGGTTGGAAAAGTTCTACACCCAGGAGCTCACCTGGGAGCCGTGCGAGGACTACGACACCGACGAGTCGGGTCTCCCGAGTTCGATCGAGTGCGCAAAGGTGACGGTGCCCCTCGACTACGACGCCCCGGACGGGGACATCGCCCAGATCGCGATCTCACGGTCGCAGGCCACCGGAGCGAAGATCGGGTCGATCCTGTTCAACCCAGGAGGACCAGGGTCGTCAGGGCTGTATCTCGCGACGCAGGCGGAGGACACGGCCGTTGCCGAACGGTTCGACCGCATCGGCTTCGACCCGCGCGGAATCGGCGCGTCGACGCCCGCGGTGCGGTGTCTCGATACCGAGGAGACGGACGCCGCACGCCGTGACAACGACGTCGACGTCTCGCCCGAGGGAATAGCTCGGACCGAGGACGAGCACCGCGACTACGCCGCCAAGTGTGCGGATCGAACCGGAACCGAGGTCCTGGAGCGTGTGGGAACCCGCGAGGTCGTCCAGGACATGGATGTCATCCGATCCGTGCTCGGTGACGAGAAGCTGACCTACGTCGGGTATTCCTACGGCACCCGCATCGGGACCGCGTACGCCGAGGCGTTTCCGGAGAACGTGCGAGCGATGGTGCTCGACGGCGCTCTCGATCCCGAGCAGAACCCCGTCGACGAGGCCGTCGAGCAGGGTGCGGGCTTCCAGGGCGCGTTCGACGCCTTCGCTGAGGACTGCGCCGAATCGGATGCCTGCCCTCTCGGCACGGACCCGACGCTCGCCGACGAGCAATTCCGGGCCCTGGTGGATCCGCTGATCGACCGCCCGGCCGAGACGACCGACCCGCGCGGACTGAGTTACGACGACGCTCTCACCGGGACCCAGCAGGCGTTGTACTCACAGAGCCTGTGGAGGCCGCTGAAGGTGGGACTGAACGAACTGATGGAGGGGCGAGGGGACACGCTGCTGCGTCTGGCAGACCTGTACTCGGGCAGGTTGGACGACGGGTCCTACACCAATCTCGACGATGCGTTCACCGCCATCCGCTGTGTCGACGATCCACCGACCACCGATCGAACCGAAGCAGGGGAGGCAGACCGTCGGTACCGAGAGGCGGCCCCGTTCCTGGACGACGGACGGGGAACGGGGAGCGCGCCGCTCGACGTCTGTGCGTTCTGGCCGGTCCCCAACACCGGAAGTCCGCACACGATCTCGGTGCCGGGCATCCCGAAACTTGTCGTCGTGTCGACCACGTTCGACCCGGCGACGCCGTACCAGGCAGGCGTCGACCTGGCGGACCAATTGGGCGCCGATCTGATCACGTTCGACGGAACTCAGCACACCGTCTCGTTCTCGGGCGAGGAGTGCATCGACGGTCCGTTGGTCGACTACCTCGTCGATCTGGTCCCGCCAGGTAACGATTTGGTGTGTTGA